From a region of the Roseivirga sp. 4D4 genome:
- a CDS encoding M16 family metallopeptidase yields MILDRTIPPLVHDVTDVDLPIIRSVSVNGIDTHSYLDQGSGTFKIELLTKGSQLYSKTSALSQLAVRLLNEGTKSKTGAELAEAVDSIGSFLEINPGFDYATISIYGLAKYFEENLQILSELVYQPDFSNTSLDKLKNREVDKLKTNLEKSSYISSINLRKSLFGSRHAYGRHLQTTQLLSVTVDDITNFHKNHTENFDVYIAGDLPSNFEELIGRYLQPFTGSKQTPDISSPVDKAVDSSYKNPKFVQSSIKLGKRLFNRANPDYFKFIVLNELLGGFFGSRLMKNIREEKGFTYGIHSNLYSLLHDGYFLIGTDVNKENEQETIDEVLKEIQLLQSDLVGNEELDTVKNYMIGVFLNSFSSPFAQIDKFKTLHSQGIDHSFYSRYVSSIKGISAEVLMETAIQYLKTNSLTLSVAGA; encoded by the coding sequence ATGATTCTCGATCGTACGATTCCTCCTTTAGTACATGACGTGACTGATGTTGATTTACCAATTATTCGATCGGTTTCAGTTAATGGAATAGATACGCACTCATATCTTGATCAGGGATCGGGTACATTTAAAATTGAACTTCTGACCAAGGGAAGTCAGTTGTATTCAAAGACTTCGGCCCTATCTCAATTGGCTGTTCGGCTCCTAAATGAAGGGACAAAATCAAAAACTGGTGCAGAACTCGCTGAGGCAGTTGATTCTATCGGGAGTTTTCTGGAAATAAATCCAGGGTTCGATTATGCCACTATTTCCATCTATGGCCTCGCAAAGTATTTCGAAGAAAACCTTCAAATACTATCAGAACTCGTCTATCAGCCAGACTTCTCAAACACCAGCTTAGACAAGCTAAAGAATCGCGAAGTTGATAAACTGAAGACAAACCTTGAGAAGAGCAGTTATATATCGTCCATCAATCTTCGCAAGAGTCTATTCGGTTCACGACATGCATATGGAAGGCACTTGCAGACCACTCAGCTCTTATCTGTTACTGTTGACGACATTACAAACTTCCATAAGAATCACACTGAGAACTTTGATGTGTATATAGCTGGTGATCTACCAAGTAACTTCGAAGAACTAATTGGGAGATATCTTCAGCCGTTTACCGGTTCTAAACAGACTCCTGACATTTCAAGCCCTGTTGATAAAGCTGTCGATAGTTCTTATAAAAACCCAAAATTCGTCCAGAGCTCAATCAAGTTGGGTAAACGTCTTTTCAATCGTGCTAATCCCGACTACTTCAAATTCATTGTTCTGAATGAGCTATTAGGTGGCTTCTTTGGCTCACGTTTAATGAAGAATATTCGTGAAGAAAAGGGTTTTACTTATGGTATTCATTCAAATCTGTACTCTCTTCTTCATGACGGTTACTTTCTTATCGGCACAGATGTGAATAAGGAGAATGAGCAGGAGACTATTGATGAGGTCCTTAAAGAAATTCAACTTCTGCAATCTGATCTTGTAGGTAATGAAGAGCTAGATACCGTGAAGAATTACATGATCGGAGTTTTTCTAAACTCTTTTTCTTCCCCTTTCGCCCAAATAGACAAGTTCAAGACCCTGCACTCTCAAGGTATTGATCACAGTTTCTATAGTCGCTATGTGTCATCTATCAAGGGTATCTCAGCTGAAGTTTTGATGGAAACGGCCATTCAGTATTTGAAAACCAACTCCTTAACGCTCAGTGTGGCTGGAGCCTAA